A region of Ramlibacter agri DNA encodes the following proteins:
- a CDS encoding glutathione S-transferase family protein, whose amino-acid sequence MLTLTIGNKNYSSWSMRPWVLLKQAGIPFQERLVRFDGFGEDTKFKQEMLKLSPAGRVPVLEDEGLAIWDSLAISEYVAEKFPDKALWPRDPVARARARSACAEMHSGFGALRTHCPMNIEAMLPQAGALAWRDQPQVRSDVQRIVGMWTALLEEHGGPLLFGEFSIADAYYAPICLRLRNYALPVPGNITDYIRRVCALPGVQAWVEGALAEKEFLDFEEPYRTGR is encoded by the coding sequence ATGCTCACGCTCACCATCGGCAACAAGAACTATTCGTCCTGGTCCATGCGCCCCTGGGTGCTCCTGAAGCAGGCGGGCATCCCTTTCCAGGAGCGGCTCGTGCGCTTCGACGGCTTCGGCGAGGACACGAAGTTCAAGCAGGAGATGCTGAAGCTCAGTCCCGCCGGACGCGTGCCGGTGCTGGAAGACGAAGGCCTCGCGATCTGGGATTCGCTGGCCATCAGCGAATACGTCGCCGAGAAGTTCCCGGACAAGGCCCTGTGGCCGCGCGACCCGGTGGCCCGTGCACGGGCGCGCAGCGCCTGCGCCGAGATGCACTCCGGCTTCGGCGCGCTGCGCACGCACTGCCCGATGAACATCGAAGCCATGCTGCCGCAGGCCGGCGCGCTGGCCTGGCGCGACCAGCCGCAGGTGCGCAGCGACGTGCAGCGCATCGTGGGCATGTGGACGGCGCTGCTGGAGGAACACGGCGGGCCGCTGCTGTTCGGCGAGTTCAGCATCGCCGACGCCTACTACGCGCCGATCTGCTTGCGCCTGCGCAACTACGCGCTGCCGGTGCCGGGCAACATCACCGACTACATCCGCCGCGTCTGCGCCCTGCCGGGCGTGCAGGCCTGGGTGGAAGGCGCGCTGGCCGAGAAGGAGTTCCTCGACTTCGAGGAGCCTTACCGCACGGGCCGGTGA
- a CDS encoding lytic transglycosylase domain-containing protein: MKLRSILASFAVLLVAGAAQAQPKDDVLLDMQQAFRQNNKAKLTALLPAAQGHVLEAWAAYWELRARLDTASTSEVQAFFTKYANTYQEDRLRADWLMQLGQRRDWDTFAAAWPAYRMRDERELRCYSLLVQYLQDGAAKMPATLPDEVRKYWFAQRDADDGCTLAASRLIGEKQGLTTADGWRKARLAMEANRPRAVSAAVEIVAPEALPALADLNASPTKFLRSKIVAASRVRREIIGLALIKLATSDIDNAAALLDSKWGPQLSPEERDWIWGVLGKQAAQRMLPEATSYYQHVARDSYLSDDLLAWKVRAALRAPNGIDWKMVQQAVNAMSDEARADPAWTYWKARALLATGKTEANRAEAQQMLEKIASPKGFYEQLAMEELGQLVAVPPKPAPLTEAEKAAVRQDPGLNRALYAIAIGLRPEGVREWNYTTNLHQAGGMGERDLLAAAQYACDREVWDRCINTSERTKAEFDVDQRYPMPFKDAVLRRTREIGLDPAYVYGLMRQESRFVMDARSNVGAAGLMQVMPATARWTAKKLGMTGFTVDQLHERETNIAIGTGYLKLVLDDFGGSMPMAAAAYNAGPGRPRNWRNGPVLEGAAWAETVPFQETRDYVKKVVSNTTFYAAILSGQPQSLKARLGTVGPRDTAQPPSNTDLP, encoded by the coding sequence ATGAAGTTGAGATCGATTCTGGCATCGTTCGCGGTCCTGCTGGTCGCGGGAGCCGCGCAGGCGCAACCGAAGGACGACGTGCTGCTCGACATGCAGCAGGCCTTCCGCCAGAACAACAAGGCCAAGCTCACGGCGCTGCTGCCGGCCGCCCAGGGCCACGTGCTGGAAGCCTGGGCCGCCTACTGGGAGCTGCGCGCCCGCCTGGACACCGCCTCCACCTCGGAGGTGCAGGCCTTTTTCACCAAGTACGCCAACACCTACCAGGAAGACCGCCTGCGGGCCGACTGGCTGATGCAGCTGGGCCAGCGGCGCGACTGGGACACCTTCGCCGCGGCCTGGCCGGCCTACCGCATGCGCGACGAGCGCGAGCTGCGCTGCTACTCCCTGCTGGTGCAGTACCTGCAGGACGGCGCGGCCAAGATGCCGGCCACGCTGCCCGACGAGGTCCGCAAGTACTGGTTTGCCCAGCGCGACGCCGACGACGGCTGCACCCTGGCCGCCAGCCGCCTGATCGGCGAAAAGCAGGGGCTGACCACCGCCGACGGCTGGCGCAAGGCGCGCCTGGCGATGGAGGCCAACCGGCCGCGCGCGGTCAGCGCCGCCGTCGAAATCGTCGCCCCGGAGGCGCTGCCCGCGCTGGCCGACCTGAACGCCAGCCCGACCAAGTTCCTGCGCAGCAAGATCGTCGCGGCTTCGCGCGTGCGGCGCGAAATCATCGGCCTGGCCCTGATCAAGCTGGCCACCAGCGACATCGACAACGCTGCCGCCCTCCTGGATAGCAAGTGGGGCCCGCAACTGAGCCCCGAGGAGCGCGACTGGATCTGGGGCGTCCTGGGCAAGCAGGCCGCCCAGCGCATGCTGCCGGAGGCCACCAGCTACTACCAGCACGTCGCCCGCGACAGCTACCTCAGCGATGACCTGCTCGCCTGGAAGGTGCGCGCGGCGCTGCGCGCGCCCAACGGCATCGACTGGAAGATGGTGCAGCAGGCGGTCAACGCCATGTCCGACGAGGCCCGCGCCGACCCGGCCTGGACCTACTGGAAGGCGCGCGCGCTGCTCGCCACCGGCAAGACCGAGGCCAACCGGGCCGAGGCCCAGCAGATGCTGGAGAAGATCGCCTCGCCCAAGGGCTTCTACGAGCAGCTGGCCATGGAGGAACTGGGCCAGCTGGTGGCCGTGCCGCCCAAGCCGGCGCCGCTGACCGAGGCCGAGAAAGCCGCGGTGCGCCAGGACCCCGGCCTGAACCGCGCGCTGTATGCCATCGCCATCGGCCTGCGGCCGGAAGGCGTGCGCGAGTGGAACTACACCACCAACCTGCACCAGGCGGGCGGCATGGGCGAGCGCGACCTGCTGGCCGCCGCCCAGTACGCCTGCGACCGCGAAGTCTGGGACCGCTGCATCAACACCAGCGAGCGGACCAAGGCCGAATTCGACGTCGACCAGCGCTATCCCATGCCCTTCAAGGACGCGGTGCTGCGCCGCACCCGCGAGATCGGGCTGGACCCGGCCTACGTCTACGGCCTCATGCGCCAGGAAAGCCGCTTCGTCATGGACGCGCGCTCCAACGTCGGCGCCGCCGGCCTGATGCAGGTCATGCCCGCCACCGCGCGCTGGACGGCGAAGAAGCTGGGCATGACCGGCTTCACCGTCGACCAGTTGCACGAGCGCGAGACCAACATCGCCATCGGCACCGGCTACCTCAAGCTGGTGCTGGACGACTTCGGCGGCTCCATGCCCATGGCCGCGGCCGCCTACAACGCCGGCCCCGGCCGGCCGCGCAACTGGCGCAACGGCCCGGTGCTGGAGGGCGCGGCCTGGGCCGAGACCGTGCCCTTCCAGGAAACCCGCGACTACGTGAAGAAGGTGGTGTCGAACACGACCTTCTACGCCGCCATCCTGAGCGGGCAACCGCAGTCGCTGAAGGCGCGCCTGGGCACCGTCGGCCCGCGCGACACCGCGCAGCCGCCTTCCAACACCGACCTGCCCTGA
- a CDS encoding LysR substrate-binding domain-containing protein: MQHSQTHLRTRPISAGHLRAFEAVARHLNFRAAAEEMALTQSAVSRQIQALEEEVGVSLFLRHTRAVELTSAGGLLLMAVSQSLPRIDGAVRQIRQSAGRRSVALTTFASFASMWLIPRLEQFQRDNPEIDIRIDASDSAVDLDVADVDLALRYGPMASMPANSVRMFGEQLTPVVSPWLLKSGPAIVKPADVAQCALIEAGDAHHTHLQWLSWRRWFDEHGLSKLQPKRWLYFNYAYQMVQAALTGQGVVLARLPLVAESLANGDLIEPLPKLRMDSPMAYWLIVGPRSAQRPEIRAFCEWLLQQSKVTRQTIGEVPDPDTVDNLD; the protein is encoded by the coding sequence ATGCAGCATTCACAAACCCACCTGCGCACCCGGCCCATTTCGGCCGGCCACCTGCGCGCCTTCGAGGCGGTGGCGCGCCACCTGAATTTCCGCGCCGCGGCCGAGGAGATGGCCCTGACGCAGTCGGCCGTCAGCCGCCAGATCCAGGCGCTGGAGGAGGAGGTGGGCGTGAGCCTGTTCCTGCGCCACACCCGGGCGGTGGAGCTGACGAGCGCCGGCGGGCTGCTGCTGATGGCGGTGTCGCAGTCACTGCCGCGCATCGACGGCGCGGTGCGCCAGATCCGCCAGAGCGCCGGGCGGCGCAGCGTGGCGCTGACCACTTTCGCGTCCTTCGCCTCCATGTGGCTCATTCCGCGGCTGGAGCAGTTCCAGCGCGACAACCCGGAAATCGACATCCGCATCGACGCCTCGGATTCCGCCGTGGACCTGGACGTGGCCGATGTCGACCTGGCCTTGCGCTACGGGCCGATGGCGAGCATGCCGGCCAACTCCGTGCGCATGTTCGGCGAGCAGTTGACGCCGGTGGTGAGCCCGTGGCTGCTGAAAAGCGGCCCGGCCATCGTCAAGCCGGCGGACGTGGCCCAGTGCGCGCTGATCGAGGCCGGCGACGCCCACCACACGCACCTGCAGTGGCTGTCGTGGCGGCGCTGGTTCGACGAGCACGGGCTGTCCAAGCTGCAGCCCAAGCGCTGGCTCTACTTCAACTACGCCTACCAGATGGTGCAGGCCGCGCTCACCGGCCAGGGCGTGGTGCTCGCCCGCCTGCCGCTGGTGGCCGAAAGCCTGGCCAACGGCGACCTGATCGAACCCTTGCCCAAGCTGCGCATGGATTCCCCGATGGCCTACTGGCTCATCGTCGGCCCGCGCAGCGCGCAGCGGCCGGAGATCCGGGCTTTCTGCGAATGGCTGCTGCAACAGAGCAAGGTCACCCGGCAGACGATCGGGGAGGTGCCGGATCCGGATACCGTGGATAACCTGGATTGA
- a CDS encoding MgtC/SapB family protein: MGWETVTGTIAAEFSDLGDAEQLTRTLLRLAVAVVLGGCIGFQRERHGHEAGTRTHMLVCAGSALFVLLPQQLQMSDDAVSRVLQGLLAGIGFLCAGAILKRPQEEHVRGLTTSAGIWMTAAIGTAAGLGREGTAVVSALLLLFVLALEKPLKRVLGPRGHRRISRRPERPKQPGSADPTDRANF; encoded by the coding sequence ATGGGCTGGGAGACCGTCACCGGCACCATCGCCGCGGAGTTCTCCGACCTCGGGGACGCCGAGCAGCTCACGCGCACCTTGCTGCGCCTGGCGGTCGCGGTGGTGCTGGGCGGCTGCATCGGCTTCCAGCGCGAACGCCACGGCCACGAGGCCGGCACGCGAACGCACATGCTGGTCTGCGCCGGCTCGGCCTTGTTCGTGCTGCTGCCGCAGCAGCTGCAAATGAGCGACGACGCCGTCAGCCGCGTGCTGCAGGGCCTGCTGGCCGGCATCGGCTTCCTGTGCGCGGGCGCCATCCTGAAGCGGCCGCAGGAAGAGCACGTGCGCGGGCTCACCACGTCGGCCGGGATCTGGATGACGGCCGCCATCGGCACCGCGGCCGGCCTGGGCCGGGAAGGAACGGCGGTCGTCAGCGCGCTCTTGCTGCTGTTCGTGCTGGCCCTGGAAAAGCCGCTGAAACGGGTGCTGGGCCCGCGCGGCCATCGCCGGATCAGCCGTCGCCCGGAGCGCCCGAAGCAGCCCGGTTCCGCCGACCCGACCGACCGCGCGAACTTCTAG
- a CDS encoding 5-formyltetrahydrofolate cyclo-ligase: MDRSEEKRALRQGLIEQRLKMPDRLQRADLLQRVMRIWLVGRPDTVIGAYWPIKGEFDPLPALHRWKEDGELLDDPQMRRIGLPVVDKVHQTLKFHAWFPGCPMEEDAFGIPKPKDTEIVTPTLLFVPCVGYTPGGYRLGYGGGFYDRTLAALQPKPFTVGLGFAQGLLPNLEPEAHDVGLDAILNELGVVWPISLGDD, translated from the coding sequence ATGGACAGGTCAGAGGAAAAAAGGGCTTTGCGCCAGGGGCTGATCGAGCAACGCCTGAAGATGCCCGACCGCCTACAGCGCGCCGATCTTTTGCAGCGGGTGATGCGCATCTGGCTGGTGGGGCGTCCCGATACCGTGATCGGAGCATACTGGCCGATCAAGGGCGAGTTTGACCCATTACCCGCGCTGCACCGCTGGAAAGAAGACGGAGAGCTGCTGGACGATCCCCAGATGCGGCGCATCGGCCTGCCGGTGGTCGACAAGGTCCATCAGACCTTGAAGTTCCACGCATGGTTCCCCGGCTGCCCGATGGAAGAAGACGCTTTCGGCATCCCGAAGCCGAAGGACACCGAGATCGTCACGCCCACGCTGCTGTTCGTGCCCTGCGTCGGCTACACGCCGGGCGGCTACCGGCTGGGCTACGGCGGCGGTTTCTACGACCGCACGCTGGCCGCCCTGCAACCCAAGCCCTTCACCGTCGGCCTTGGCTTCGCCCAGGGCTTGCTGCCGAACCTGGAACCGGAGGCGCACGACGTCGGGCTGGATGCGATCCTCAACGAGCTGGGCGTGGTCTGGCCGATCTCCTTGGGGGACGATTGA
- a CDS encoding multifunctional CCA addition/repair protein → MQTFRVGGAVRDALLGLPVNDHDWVVVGATPEQMMDAGYLPVGKDFPVFLHPETREEYALARTERKTAKGYHGFAFHTAPEVTLEQDLARRDLTINAMAQDDDGSIVDPFHGQADLKARVLRHVTLAFREDPVRILRVARFAARFHNFTLAPETLELMRGMVAAGEVDALVPERVWQELARGLMEAQPSRMFDVLRECGALERILPEVDRLWGVPQRADYHPEVDTGVHLMMVLDMSARLQAPLPVRFACLTHDLGKGTTPADILPRHIGHEKRSADLLKDVCERLRVPTDCRELARVVAYEHGAIHRSSEAGPAALVRLLERCDAFRKPQRFEQVLQACECDARGRGGLQERPYPQKDRLLAILNAARAVDTAAIAAQSREQGLEGDAIGNRIHQARVQVVSDLLKTDPATP, encoded by the coding sequence ATGCAAACATTCCGCGTCGGCGGGGCGGTGCGCGACGCGCTGCTGGGCCTGCCGGTGAACGACCACGACTGGGTGGTGGTCGGCGCCACGCCCGAACAGATGATGGATGCCGGCTACCTGCCGGTCGGCAAGGACTTCCCGGTCTTCCTGCATCCCGAGACCCGCGAGGAATACGCGCTGGCCCGTACCGAGCGCAAGACCGCCAAGGGCTACCACGGCTTCGCCTTCCATACCGCGCCCGAAGTGACGCTGGAGCAGGACCTGGCCCGACGCGACCTCACCATCAACGCGATGGCGCAGGACGACGATGGGAGCATCGTCGATCCCTTCCATGGCCAGGCGGACCTGAAAGCGCGCGTGCTGCGCCACGTGACCCTGGCCTTCCGCGAAGACCCCGTGCGCATCCTGCGGGTGGCGCGCTTCGCCGCGCGCTTCCACAACTTCACGCTCGCGCCCGAGACCCTGGAGCTGATGCGCGGCATGGTGGCCGCCGGCGAAGTGGACGCGCTGGTGCCCGAACGCGTGTGGCAGGAACTGGCGCGCGGCCTGATGGAAGCGCAGCCCTCGCGCATGTTCGACGTGCTGCGCGAATGCGGCGCGCTGGAACGCATCCTGCCCGAGGTCGACCGGCTGTGGGGCGTGCCGCAACGCGCCGACTACCACCCCGAGGTGGACACCGGCGTGCACCTGATGATGGTGCTGGACATGAGCGCGCGGCTGCAGGCGCCGCTGCCGGTGCGCTTCGCCTGCCTGACGCACGACCTGGGCAAGGGCACCACGCCTGCGGACATCCTGCCGCGGCACATCGGCCACGAGAAGCGCAGCGCCGACTTGCTGAAGGACGTGTGCGAGCGCCTGCGCGTGCCCACCGATTGCCGCGAACTGGCCCGCGTGGTCGCCTACGAGCACGGCGCCATCCATCGCAGCAGCGAGGCGGGGCCGGCGGCGCTGGTGCGGCTGCTGGAACGCTGCGACGCCTTCCGCAAGCCGCAGCGCTTCGAGCAGGTGCTGCAGGCCTGCGAGTGCGACGCGCGCGGCCGCGGCGGCCTGCAGGAGCGGCCTTATCCGCAGAAGGATCGCTTGCTGGCGATCTTGAACGCGGCCCGCGCCGTGGACACCGCTGCCATCGCGGCGCAGTCACGCGAGCAGGGCCTGGAAGGCGATGCGATCGGCAATCGGATCCACCAGGCGCGGGTGCAGGTCGTTTCGGATCTGTTGAAAACCGATCCCGCCACCCCTTAG